The genomic segment CCCCACATTCCCATGTCCCTGCCTCCCCGTGTCCAATTCAGGAGGGGTATCTTTGGGGTAGGGGTGCAATGCCTTGCGCCCGTACTAGTTTTCCTGAAGAACACCAGATCCCGGATCCTGGACCCCGGACAACCAAAATTAGAAGTATGAAGAAGTTTGTAAGGGCGAACCCCTTAGCATCCTCAAGGCAGGTCTGGGTGTTCGCCTTTTGGGTCATAGTCCTTTTGCTTTATCCGGGCCCGTTTTCTGTAGAGGCCGTGAATACCATGTTCTGGGAAACCAGATCCCAACGGGATTTTAGTAGAGGAGAAGCCGATGGGGTCTCCATTACCAATGAAGGAGAGGTAGTGTTGTCTCCCAAATTAACGCCGGTTCTTAATACAGAGGATAAAGAGTTGTTCGTTTGGGCACTGGCTATGGATGCCGATGAAAACCTCTACGCGGCCACAGGAAACAACGGGCGCATCTTTAAAATCTCCAAGGAGGGAACCCCCTCCCTTTTTTTTGATTCTCCAGAGGTCAGTATCCTGAGTTTAGCCCTTGATGCACAGGGGCATATTTACGCTGGTAGTTCCCCCGATGGGGTCATTTATAAAATAGATCCCCAGGGAACCTATCGAACCTTTTTTAATACCGGTGAAACCTACGTATGGGCTTTGGTTGTGGACACTTCCGGAAATATCTTCGCCGCTACAGGGGATAAAGGCCGAATCTATAAAATCTCCCCCGAAGGTAAAAGCCGTATTTTATTCGACTCCGGACAATCCCATATTACCGCACTCATCCCAGATGGGCAGGGAGGGTTCTATGCAGGCAGTGAAGGGGATGGAATTATATATCGGGTAAGTCCTGAAGGAAAAGTCTCTGTCCTCTATGACGCGGAAGAAAACGAGATCCATGCCCTGGTCTTAGATCGCCAGGGAAACCTTTATGCTGCTGCCTTGGCCAGCCGAACGACAACCCCTGTTTCCAGGGATAAAAAACCCCCTGAAGAAAAGGATACTAAAGAAAAGCGAAGCATTAAAACCTCCAGCATTTACAAGATCACCCCGGAAGGAGCCGTTACAAAAATATGGAGCTCTCCCTCCAGCTTCGTCTATTCCATGATCCTGGATAAAAATGATAGACTCCTGGTTGGAACTGATGACCGAAGTACGGTCTATGAAATCTCCTCAGATGGAGAATTTACAACCCTTTTCCGTACCGATAAAACCCAGGTCCTCTCCCTCCTTCAAGGAGCAAATCAGGATATCTACCTGGGAACCGGAGATACGGCCATGGTTTACAAAATAGATCTACACGCCCGCGAAATGGGAACCTTAATATCCCCAACTTATGATGCTCAAATCATTTCAAAATGGGGAAAACTTTCCTGGAAAGGGACCCCCCAGGGAATAAAATTTATGACCCGAACCGGAAATACAGAAAAACCGGATAGTACCTGGAGTCCCTGGTCTGAGGAATATACCGATAAAGATGGAACCAATATTACCAGCCCACCAGCTCGCTTTATTCAATGGAAAGCTATCTTAGAACCAACTCCGGACATGGATTCTCCGGTGCTCAAAGAGGTTACGATTTCTTATCTCCCAAAAAATCTGAGTCCTCGAATCAATCGACTGAATGTGATCTCCTTCCGGGAGGAACCACCGGCACCTCCTCCTGTAAAGGAAATCAAAAAACCCGATGAGAAGGATGAGAAAAGCGAAGAGAAAACGCCCCCTCCCCCAAGCCCCATCCGCCGGGTTAAAGTAGAACGAGGTAAAAAACTTATTACCTGGGTGGCCGAAGATCCCAATAATGATACCCTGGCCTATGAGCTTTATTTTAAGGGAGAAGAGGAAAAAAATTGGAAGTTGCTGGAGGAAGATATCCGAGAAAACTCTTATCTCCTGGAGACCGAATCTTTACCCGATGGATGGTACCAGATCAAGATTAAAGCCAGTGATGCTCCTTCCAATCCCGACGATAAGGCGTTGACGGCAGAGAAAATCAGTGAACCCTTCTTAATCGATAATACCCCTCCCGTAGTAAAATCTATTTCTACGCACCGAGATGCAACGACCGGGGATCTTCTGGTTTCCGTTCAGGCAATGGATAATGCAAGTCCACTTAAAAACGCACAATATTCCCTGGATGCCGGAGAGTGGAAAACCGTTTTTCCAAAAGATGAAATATTGGATTCGAAGGAAGAAGAATTCGAGATTTCTTTAAAAAACCTCTCTCCCGGAGAGCACACGCTGGTCTTTAAGGTCACAGATACCTCGGGAAATGTAGGAGCCGGAAAAACCGTTATTCAAAGCCCCTCCCCGCTCTCTCAAAAGTAGCCAGGGTTCAGGATTTCCTTCCTGCCAATAGGGGCCTGTGACAACAGGTCCCTACTCCTTCTTGTGGAGTGCAGGCCCCTTGCCGACTTCTCTTTAGACCGGGGAAGAATTCAGGTAGTAGGGGCACAAGGTCTTGTGCCCCTACTACCTGATATCCTGTAAAGTTGATCCTGTGTAATTTTCTACCCTTGCCCCCGACTTCCATACGCGCCGGGATAAGAAGGTTAACCCCAGCGGGGCAACCTGTTTAACAGCTTGAAAAATTCTGATACTTTATCCCTCGACGAAAATGGGGGGTTACCTACTAGGGGCGCAATGCCTTGCGCCCTTTATCCTTCGACAAAAATCGGGGGTTACCTACTAGGGGCGCAATGCCTTGCGCCCCTACTACGTCCCTGACAGGGCTTTTCAGCCCCTACCCTGTGCCTCCCCGTGGACGGGGAGGGAAGAGGGGAGGAAGGGGGGAAGGGAATTTCATGTTTTCTTCTGGATACGTTGAGAATAATTTTTATCCAACCCCTTCTCAAAACTCCCATAGTAAATCTTCCGACCTTCTTTCCGATACTTGATTTCGTAGTTACTAAGACCTTCTTTTTCTAAAACCCTCAGAGGGTTTTCCTCAGCCTGTGACGTATCGGCTGTTGTAAAGGGCCAGGAATGATCGACCGGAGACAATTGGGTATACCGGGTTATCAGATCCAGGATGACCTGATAATAGCTCTCAACATCGGTAGCTATATTTAACCGACCTCCTGGAACCAACGTACGTTCCAACTGAATCACAAAATTTTCTTTGAAGAGCCGCCTTTTGGCATGCCTTCGCTTTGGCCAGGGATCCGGAAAATAAATGTGATAGGCAGATATGGAGTTATCCGGGATAAATCGAGGAATAAATTCCTCAGCAAGGGCCATAACCAGTCGGATATTTTTCAGCCCCCGTTTTAGGATACGCTCACGGGTAATTCGAAAACATTTACGAGATCTTTCGATACCTAAATAATTTTTCCCGGGGTTTTCCCAGGCAGACCTGAGCAAAAATCGGCCTTTGCCAAACCCGATTTCGATTTCCACAGGATTGGTATTCCCAAAAAGACTCTCCCATTCCAGAGGCTGTGGGAGTTTGGTAAGATCAAGCTCCAATTCTTCCATCTTCTTTCTTCAAACCTCTCTTTCGTGCTTTTGGAGATTTCTCTTTCCATCTCGGCAAAAGAGGATAGTCTATTTCAAAATAATCCAGAACCCTCCCCAAAGTTTGATTGACAACGTCTTCGATGGTTCTTGGTTGTGTATAAAAAGCCGGAGCCGGGAAAAATACTAAAGCCCCCATTTCAACCACGGCCAGCAGATCCTTCAGGTAATCGGGCGAGAGAGGGGTTTCCTGGATGAGCAAGGCCAGTTTTCGCTTTTCCTTTAAAACTACATCGGCAGCTCGGGAAATAAGGGTATCAGATAGGCAGTTGGCGATGGTAAACAGAGTATCTCTGGAGCAGGGAACCAGAATCATGCCGAGGGTTCGAAAAGATCCACTGGCAATACTGGCCCCGATATCCTGATTATTATGAAAAACATGGGCCAGGGCTTTGACCTTCTCAACTTCCCAGTCGGTTTCCTGTTCAATCCGTCGCTCCCCTTCTTTGGAAATGATCAGGTGAACCTCTAGCTTCGGCTGCTGTCGAAGAATTTCAAGGAGACGAATTCCATAAATAACTCCCGAAGCTCCTGTAATACCGACAATGATTCTTCTTTTCATAGGATATAGTGAAGGGTGATGTATAAAAATACCCGGTCCGTGAGGATGGTTATTTTAATATATCTGCCAAGGACTCTGAAAGGCTACTCAATTTTGCAGGTTCAGGAGGTTCTTTGTCCGTCATCCCTCCATCACCTGCATAAAGAAGAATCAGCTTTTCCACACGAAGCACGCTATCTGCCAACTTAAAATCCAGAGGAAGGGTTCTATACAGGCTTATTTTTTTTATTTTCATCGGCTTTTCCAAATCAAATTGAGCATAATAATTATAACTTTCAAACCAGGGGCCTTTGCGGATATGGGTCACCCAGGCAGTATAAATCATGGCCCGATTGTGGGCGAGAAAAGGTTGAATATCCGGATTCCCGAAAGCCCACTCTGAGGTATGTTCGCCTACCAGAATGGGAAAGGATTGGATCTCTTCCTTATCCGAAGACAGGGTTAAGAAGGCTATGGCATTGGATTGGGGAAATCCTACGGAATTAGCCAGACTGGAGACCAGAATCAGGGACCTGGTCAAAGGAATCGAGTCCTCTTCTAATTTAATTTCCCAGGCCGGTTTATTCAAGGACAGGTAGAAAGGGGGTATACCCGGAACAGAATACCGGCGGGGGGCCTTGATGAACAGGAACAGGGGAATCAAAAGGAAAAGAATCCCTATACCGATTCTCCTTACCCTCTTGCTCCCCCCCTCCCAAGCCAGGAGAGGAGGGATCAGATATCCCAGACATATCAGGAATCCAAATACCGGTACCCAGACTCCCCAGGAGGGCCAGAAGGATTCCGAGGCTAGGGTAGGATAAAAAAACAAAATTTCTCGACCGAGATTTTCCGCCAGATCGACCTGGAAATTTCGGAATTTTCCTATCAAAGAGGGAATGTTACAATATCCCAGCAGGAGAGAGATCACCAGACTTAAATTCACCAGGAAAACGATCAAGACAGGCCCGAAAGAGAAAGGAATGGGGCTATGGAAGGATGATCCGTCCTTTTTTCCAAACATGCGTCCAAAAAATAACGCCATAAATCCTCCCAGGGCAGGAAGGAGGGGGATAATATCTTCCGGGTCAAAGGGTCTGACCAGCTCTGAACTGAAGGGACTGGCCGGAAAACCGTAACGGATCAGGCAGAGGAGAAGGTAAGCGAATAAGGCCGGGGTTAAGACTAAAAATTTCTTATTCAAACCTTCCCGGAGAAGAACGCCTGCGCCCAGGAAAGCCAATAGATAGAGGGGTGCATAGCTGAAAAGCCCGAGTTGTCTATCGAGAAGGAGTGCAAAGACGCCTTCCAGAAAAGAAGGGGGGTGGAAGGTCGGATTAGGAACTATAGTTTTAAAGGCAAGACCTAAAAGAACCATCATCAGAGCAAACAAAATCGCCCGGCTTTCGATGCTTGTTTGGGCAAGTTTTTCCAAAACCCACCATTTCCCCACCCTCAACAGGTACCCCAATAGATAGGCCCCCCCCAGAGTAACCCATCCCAGCCAGAGGGGTGTAAAACGTAAAGGAATCTGGACCAAAGGAAAGTTGAAGGTCACTGAAAGCCAGACCAAAAACGAAGCGGTCAAAGAGCCGGATAAACTCAGACTTAACAGGAAAACTCCTGGAGTCAGGCAGGCAATCAAAAGGGTCTTAATAAAGAATCCCCCCACCCAAGTAAAAGGATAAGGAGAGGTTTGGGTCAGAGGGACCAGAAGGATATAACCTCCCAGGTTCAGGAAGAAAAGAAATAAAATCAACTTTCTCAAATCCAGATCCGGCTTTTCCAGGTTAGAAGAAACCCGCTGATCCAGGGTAAATAATTTAAGGCTAAAATAGCTTAAAAAAATTCCTTTGATAAAAATTAAACTCAGCAAGAAGAGTTCAAACCAGAAATTAAAATCCCGGAGTCTTTCCCAGAAAAATTCCAAAGCCAGAAACGCAAGGGCGAAAGGATAGGTAAAGAGATCGACTTTCCGAGCAGTTCCTTTTATTTCTTGCCGGGTTCTAATTCGGAACAGCCATTCATAGAAGAAGAGGAAAGTAAGATAGACTAAAGGGATCCAGACCGCATACAGATAAGCTGCGGGAACGGGCAGAAAATTCTGAAAAGCAAGGTTCTGGGAAGGGGGGAACAACCGGTATAGAAAAATTCCCAGAAGTACGGAAAAAATCAGGTTAATGAAAGGGTTAAACAGCTTCAAAGGGAACTGCTTGTTTGTAGGTCCCACCCCTTCCCTCTCCATGGACGGGGAGGGAAGGGGTGGGACCTACAAACAAGCAGTTCCTGACTACACCAAAAGAAAGGAGCCACATATTTTACCATGGGCCCTGACTTTATCCAAGGTACTATTTGCCACCAGAAGCCGACACGGGAAGATCTCCGGCCAGTCCCCAAAACGATACCATGGGGAAAGCGGTATTGAACCCGGAGGAGGAGGTAGCAATATGCCATATTCCAAACCCAAAGGAGGTGTTAAAAATTCCCAGATCGGTTTTCCCATCCCCATCAAAATCCGCTGGAACTGGAAGATCTCCCTGGGCTCCAAAAACTCTTTGAACGGATTTACCGTTTACCAATGCGATCCAGGCTCCGGTACCGGGTCTCCAGACTGCTACATTGGCTTTAGTATCCCCATCGTAATCTGCCGGGACCGGTATATCTCCACTTTTTCCAAGATTGAAAATTTGAACGCCTCCTCCGGAGTTCAGGATAAACCATTGCCCCGTTGAAGATCTGAAGACGGCCAGATCATCCTTTCCATCCCCATCGTAATCGGCAGGAGCCGGTATATCTCCGGCTTTTCCCCAGTTTAAGACCACGGGTAAACCCCCACCGGAGGGAAGGATATACCAGTCTCCGGTTGAAGGTCTCCAGACGGCAAGATCGGTTTTCTGATCGCCATCATAATCCTTAGGAACCGGAATATCGCCTGACTGGCCCCAGGTGAAAAGATTGTCCACTCCACCCAGAAGGAGATGCCAGTCTCCGGTTGAAGGTCTCCAGACGGCAAGATCTGCGATTCGGTCTCCATCATAATCCCCCGGAGTTGGGATATCACCTGCAAGCCCGAAGGGAAAACCGAAAATGGAAGTTCCCTGTATAAACCACTGTCCGGTGGAAGGGGTATAGACTCCGATATCCGCCAGATTATCTCCATTATAATCTGCCAGGCCTGCAAGGGGGACGGATAATTCTGAGGGACTAATCCCTGATCCTGTATCGTTGAATAGTCCAGTTCCTCTGGCATTGGCCTTAAACTGGGGCCAGGGGAGTACCGACCCTCCTCCGGTTTGTTGCAAAATCTGAAGACTGGTCCCCTCGACCACGATCTCCTGACGTCCATCTCCATCTATGTCCCCAAGGGCAGGGGTATTATTTAGCAGGTTAGGAATAGAGGTACTGGAGAGAAGGGTTCCGTTGGCCCGAACGATGTTTAACTTTCCGAAAGCAACAACGATAATTTCAGGGATTCCATCCCCATCCACATCTCCAAGAACCGGGGAAGCCAGAAAACCTGTAGCCCCAGGTGCTGCTTTATCTAAGGTTACCGGAAAACCCGGAAGCAAAGCACCGGTATTTCCTTTAAATCCATAGAGCTTATCATCATCACTCCGGACAAATACCTCCAAAATCCCATCTCCATCCACATCTCCCACAGCCGGAGAACTGGGAACCTGAAATCCTCCTGTGGTTCGACTCCAGAGGAGCCGACCCGTTTTGGTATCATAGGCAAAGACGGTTTGATTGGTCGCTCCACTGGGGGGTTGTTTAAAAGGTCGACCCGTTCCAAATACTATATC from the Candidatus Limnocylindrales bacterium genome contains:
- the trmB gene encoding tRNA (guanosine(46)-N7)-methyltransferase TrmB; translated protein: MEELELDLTKLPQPLEWESLFGNTNPVEIEIGFGKGRFLLRSAWENPGKNYLGIERSRKCFRITRERILKRGLKNIRLVMALAEEFIPRFIPDNSISAYHIYFPDPWPKRRHAKRRLFKENFVIQLERTLVPGGRLNIATDVESYYQVILDLITRYTQLSPVDHSWPFTTADTSQAEENPLRVLEKEGLSNYEIKYRKEGRKIYYGSFEKGLDKNYSQRIQKKT
- a CDS encoding VCBS repeat-containing protein; the protein is MISKRQVMGYFAGMLLAIWAFEGLVFAQNNLGRAPFTSPRIVNLDNNPATLKIIAGDEAGNLNGFDGTGRLLWQVPLRINGFPTSVQGTPAVADMDGDGLLEIVVTTGNINFQSTSPGGVILLKLLDTGGLLPPLQRQIFVFDNRSIDPPDNVPDSSIVSPALGDLNGDGILDIVVGSFDQILRAMDINGNTFWSDLVDEQGVPTLYNGIKTGDTIFSSPVIANIDNDPQPEVILGIEANDARPCAAAVNFTLAKPGGGLLVIDGKTGKFDTNTPFVKPANCPPDPFCPLCPAKVNLVVNIDEVFNSTPALADINNDGRLDIVFGTGRPFKQPPSGATNQTVFAYDTKTGRLLWSRTTGGFQVPSSPAVGDVDGDGILEVFVRSDDDKLYGFKGNTGALLPGFPVTLDKAAPGATGFLASPVLGDVDGDGIPEIIVVAFGKLNIVRANGTLLSSTSIPNLLNNTPALGDIDGDGRQEIVVEGTSLQILQQTGGGSVLPWPQFKANARGTGLFNDTGSGISPSELSVPLAGLADYNGDNLADIGVYTPSTGQWFIQGTSIFGFPFGLAGDIPTPGDYDGDRIADLAVWRPSTGDWHLLLGGVDNLFTWGQSGDIPVPKDYDGDQKTDLAVWRPSTGDWYILPSGGGLPVVLNWGKAGDIPAPADYDGDGKDDLAVFRSSTGQWFILNSGGGVQIFNLGKSGDIPVPADYDGDTKANVAVWRPGTGAWIALVNGKSVQRVFGAQGDLPVPADFDGDGKTDLGIFNTSFGFGIWHIATSSSGFNTAFPMVSFWGLAGDLPVSASGGK
- a CDS encoding UbiX family flavin prenyltransferase — its product is MKRRIIVGITGASGVIYGIRLLEILRQQPKLEVHLIISKEGERRIEQETDWEVEKVKALAHVFHNNQDIGASIASGSFRTLGMILVPCSRDTLFTIANCLSDTLISRAADVVLKEKRKLALLIQETPLSPDYLKDLLAVVEMGALVFFPAPAFYTQPRTIEDVVNQTLGRVLDYFEIDYPLLPRWKEKSPKARKRGLKKEDGRIGA